The Nonlabens spongiae genome contains a region encoding:
- the rocD gene encoding ornithine--oxo-acid transaminase, whose translation MSTQIASKSQEFIDLEDKHGAHNYHPLPVVLEKGDGVYVWDVEGKRYYDFLSAYSAVNQGHCHPAIVGAMNKQAQTLTLTSRAFHNDKLGVYEKYITDYFKFDKVLPMNTGAEAVETAIKIARKWAYEKKGVAETEAKIIVCENNFHGRTTTIISFSNDEGARKNFGPYTPGFVKVPYDDAEALEEALKGDNIAGLLVEPIQGEAGVYTPSDDFMKICRELCSKYNALFIADEIQTGIARTGALLAVCGKCSCQGHCERQETYSRPDVLILGKALSGGAYPVSAVLADDEIMNVIKPGQHGSTFGGNPVAAAVAMAALDVVKDENLAQNARELGSYFREKMNDYIQNSDLVTLVRGRGLLNAIVINDSEESDTAWNICLKLRDNGLLAKPTHGNIIRFAPPLVMNKEQLDECIEIIIRTLEEF comes from the coding sequence ATGAGCACACAAATCGCGAGCAAATCGCAAGAATTCATAGATTTAGAAGATAAGCATGGAGCGCATAACTACCATCCGTTACCGGTAGTTCTTGAGAAAGGTGATGGCGTTTATGTTTGGGATGTAGAAGGCAAGCGTTATTATGATTTCTTGAGTGCCTACAGTGCTGTAAATCAAGGGCACTGTCACCCTGCGATCGTGGGAGCAATGAATAAGCAAGCACAAACGCTCACCTTAACGTCTCGAGCTTTTCACAATGATAAGCTAGGTGTTTACGAGAAATACATTACGGACTATTTCAAGTTTGATAAGGTCTTACCCATGAATACGGGTGCCGAGGCTGTAGAAACAGCTATTAAGATTGCACGTAAATGGGCTTATGAGAAAAAAGGCGTTGCCGAAACTGAAGCGAAGATCATAGTTTGTGAAAACAATTTCCACGGTAGGACAACGACGATTATTTCGTTTTCAAATGACGAAGGTGCTCGTAAAAACTTTGGACCTTATACGCCAGGTTTCGTAAAGGTGCCTTATGATGACGCAGAAGCGCTTGAAGAAGCTTTGAAAGGCGATAATATCGCTGGTTTGCTGGTGGAGCCTATTCAAGGTGAAGCCGGAGTCTACACACCGTCAGACGATTTCATGAAGATATGTCGTGAGTTGTGTTCAAAATACAATGCACTTTTCATAGCTGACGAGATCCAGACTGGTATCGCACGTACGGGTGCCTTACTTGCCGTTTGTGGAAAATGTAGTTGTCAGGGACACTGTGAGCGTCAAGAAACCTATTCAAGACCCGATGTTTTAATTCTGGGTAAAGCCTTATCAGGTGGAGCTTATCCTGTAAGTGCCGTGCTTGCTGATGATGAAATCATGAATGTAATCAAGCCTGGGCAGCATGGAAGTACTTTTGGCGGGAATCCAGTCGCGGCTGCAGTAGCAATGGCTGCTCTAGATGTTGTGAAAGATGAAAACTTAGCTCAGAACGCACGAGAACTGGGGAGTTACTTCAGGGAAAAGATGAACGATTATATCCAGAATTCAGACCTTGTAACTCTTGTAAGAGGTCGCGGATTACTTAACGCGATCGTAATCAATGACTCAGAAGAAAGTGATACCGCATGGAACATTTGCTTGAAGCTGCGTGACAACGGCTTGCTGGCAAAACCTACTCATGGGAACATCATTCGTTTTGCACCGCCGCTGGTCATGAATAAAGAACAGCTGGATGAATGTATAGAGATTATCATCAGAACGCTGGAGGAATTCTAG
- a CDS encoding CCC motif membrane protein, whose product MQKLNTTAVYILSVVGILCCCIGLGTIAAIIALIIAINQLKKYEADPSLYSNGKAMKNAKVVAIISLIISVIGLISVIAFFAQFNDTCEFIEWYIDLAEQNPDVTQEQLQPLYDWADQEGCAL is encoded by the coding sequence ATGCAAAAATTAAATACCACTGCTGTTTACATTCTCTCTGTAGTTGGAATTCTCTGCTGCTGTATTGGATTAGGTACAATCGCTGCAATCATCGCTCTTATTATCGCGATCAATCAGCTTAAAAAATATGAGGCTGACCCTTCCCTTTACTCTAATGGTAAGGCAATGAAAAATGCTAAGGTTGTAGCTATAATTTCTCTTATCATATCTGTAATAGGCTTGATAAGTGTTATTGCATTTTTTGCACAATTCAATGATACGTGTGAATTTATCGAATGGTACATAGATCTTGCAGAGCAAAATCCTGACGTGACTCAAGAACAATTACAGCCTCTTTATGATTGGGCTGATCAAGAGGGTTGTGCACTGTAG
- a CDS encoding CCC motif membrane protein, whose translation MQKLNTTAVYVLSILGILCCCFWGIGFVLSIIAFVIATSELKKYAANPEEYSNGKAMKNARTLAIVAMVISGIVAAWTAYNAIMYSEAERLEQTIEWMEQFGAPQEAIDAMEAELDNLEE comes from the coding sequence ATGCAAAAATTAAATACTACTGCTGTCTATGTACTTTCCATACTAGGAATACTCTGTTGCTGCTTTTGGGGAATAGGATTTGTTCTATCCATTATTGCTTTTGTAATAGCTACTAGCGAATTAAAGAAATATGCTGCTAATCCAGAGGAATACAGCAATGGTAAAGCCATGAAAAATGCGAGGACTCTTGCTATCGTAGCAATGGTTATTAGTGGAATTGTTGCCGCTTGGACAGCCTATAATGCAATTATGTATTCTGAAGCTGAAAGATTAGAACAAACCATTGAATGGATGGAGCAATTTGGAGCTCCACAAGAAGCCATTGATGCCATGGAAGCTGAATTAGATAACCTTGAAGAATAA
- a CDS encoding helix-turn-helix domain-containing protein: MGKKIDSYYVNKALQLYLEGLSYREIERLLGVSHVSVMNWVKKYKIKRPYNSTYHPTYKILNATEIKVFFSNPENMSGAGVVVTELGDKYMLIKWERFRD; the protein is encoded by the coding sequence ATGGGTAAAAAAATAGATAGCTATTATGTGAACAAAGCGCTTCAGCTCTATTTGGAGGGTTTAAGTTATCGTGAGATAGAACGCCTACTAGGTGTGTCACATGTAAGTGTCATGAATTGGGTTAAAAAGTACAAGATCAAGAGACCGTATAATTCTACCTATCACCCCACCTATAAAATTTTGAATGCCACTGAGATCAAAGTTTTTTTCTCAAATCCAGAAAATATGAGTGGGGCTGGTGTTGTCGTGACCGAGCTTGGTGACAAGTATATGTTGATTAAATGGGAGCGATTCAGAGACTAA
- a CDS encoding DUF4212 domain-containing protein, with amino-acid sequence MSQKNKNASAYWKENIKYLALLLVIWFAVSYGAGILFKDALNNFTLGGFKLGFWFAQQGSIYVFVVLIFVYVRIMNKLDKKYGYDEAD; translated from the coding sequence ATGTCACAAAAAAACAAAAACGCTTCCGCATACTGGAAGGAAAACATTAAATACCTGGCACTGCTCCTAGTGATATGGTTTGCAGTTTCTTATGGCGCTGGAATTTTGTTTAAAGATGCGCTTAACAATTTTACGTTAGGCGGTTTTAAGCTTGGATTTTGGTTTGCCCAGCAGGGATCGATCTATGTGTTTGTAGTGCTCATCTTCGTCTATGTCCGCATAATGAATAAGCTCGATAAAAAATACGGCTACGACGAGGCAGATTGA
- a CDS encoding sodium:solute symporter family protein: MSVQLWTYILVGATFALYIGIAIWSRAGSTKEFYVAGGGVSPLANGMATAADWMSAASFISMAGIIAFAGYDGSVYLMGWTGGYVLLALLLAPYLRKFGKFTVPDFIGDRYYSKTARLVAVFCALLVSFTYVAGQMRGVGLVFSRFLEVDINTGVIIGMIIVLFYAVLGGMKGITYTQVAQYCVLIFAFMVPAIFISIQMTGNPIPQLGMGSEMVDGSGYLLDKLDGLSTELGFSAYTDGSKSMIDVFAITLALMVGTAGLPHVIVRFFTVKRVKDARKSAGWALLLIAILYTAAPAVAVFAKTNMLETVVDKSYEEQPEWLKNYEDIGLIAWTDKNGDGRVQYSPGDAFKGNKNKPDFAAESRTAVGNRETLNPSENANELYVDRDIMVLANPEIANLPDWVIALVAAGGLAAALSTAAGLLLVISSSVSHDLIKKVVNPNISEKGELIAARLSAVGAVCVAGYFGINPPGFVAAVVALAFGLAAASFFPAIILGIFYKRMNKEGAIAGMVVGIVCMLLYMIKYKLGWFDEELPSKDEWWFGISPEGFGSIAMIINFAVSIIVCHLTTPPPAEVQEIVENIRIPSGAGEATGH; encoded by the coding sequence ATGAGTGTTCAATTATGGACTTACATCCTGGTAGGAGCTACGTTTGCCCTTTATATAGGTATTGCGATCTGGTCTCGCGCTGGATCGACCAAAGAATTTTATGTAGCTGGAGGAGGCGTCTCTCCGCTAGCAAACGGTATGGCTACCGCAGCAGACTGGATGAGCGCGGCTTCATTTATATCCATGGCAGGAATAATCGCCTTTGCAGGCTACGACGGCTCGGTATATCTTATGGGATGGACAGGTGGTTACGTGCTTCTAGCACTCTTGCTAGCTCCTTACTTAAGAAAATTCGGAAAATTTACGGTACCTGATTTCATAGGTGATCGTTATTATTCCAAAACAGCCAGATTAGTAGCTGTTTTCTGCGCATTGCTTGTTTCTTTTACCTATGTGGCTGGCCAAATGCGTGGTGTGGGACTTGTGTTCTCGAGATTCCTAGAGGTTGATATCAATACAGGTGTTATCATAGGAATGATCATCGTATTATTCTACGCCGTTCTCGGTGGGATGAAAGGAATTACTTATACCCAAGTGGCGCAATATTGTGTCTTGATATTCGCCTTTATGGTTCCTGCGATTTTCATCTCCATACAGATGACCGGAAACCCGATCCCGCAATTGGGAATGGGGAGTGAAATGGTGGACGGTTCTGGCTATTTACTTGACAAACTAGATGGGCTAAGCACAGAGCTGGGTTTCAGTGCCTATACTGATGGATCAAAAAGCATGATCGACGTATTTGCAATCACACTTGCACTCATGGTAGGGACTGCAGGTCTGCCCCACGTAATCGTTCGTTTCTTCACGGTCAAACGTGTTAAAGATGCACGTAAGAGTGCTGGATGGGCGCTTTTGCTGATTGCGATTCTTTATACAGCTGCACCAGCTGTTGCCGTTTTTGCAAAGACTAACATGTTAGAAACGGTAGTTGATAAATCTTATGAAGAGCAACCTGAGTGGCTCAAAAACTATGAAGATATAGGTCTTATTGCCTGGACCGATAAAAATGGCGACGGGAGAGTACAATACAGCCCTGGAGATGCTTTTAAAGGAAATAAGAACAAGCCTGACTTTGCAGCTGAATCCAGAACAGCTGTAGGAAATAGAGAAACCTTGAACCCAAGTGAGAATGCAAATGAACTGTATGTGGATCGTGATATCATGGTGCTTGCTAATCCAGAAATTGCAAACTTACCAGACTGGGTGATAGCTCTCGTAGCTGCTGGTGGTCTGGCTGCTGCATTATCTACGGCTGCAGGTTTATTGCTCGTGATCTCTTCATCTGTTTCTCATGATTTGATCAAAAAAGTTGTCAATCCCAACATTTCTGAAAAAGGTGAATTGATTGCTGCGCGTCTTAGTGCAGTAGGAGCTGTTTGTGTGGCAGGTTACTTCGGGATCAACCCACCGGGCTTTGTAGCAGCGGTTGTAGCATTAGCTTTTGGTTTAGCAGCTGCGTCCTTTTTCCCAGCAATTATTCTAGGAATCTTCTACAAACGCATGAATAAAGAAGGTGCAATCGCTGGTATGGTTGTAGGAATCGTGTGCATGCTTTTATATATGATTAAGTATAAACTGGGTTGGTTTGATGAGGAATTGCCCTCTAAAGATGAATGGTGGTTTGGAATATCACCAGAAGGCTTCGGTAGTATTGCAATGATCATAAACTTCGCTGTAAGTATTATCGTGTGCCACCTCACCACACCACCTCCCGCGGAAGTTCAAGAAATTGTTGAAAATATAAGGATACCTAGCGGAGCTGGGGAAGCAACAGGACATTGA
- a CDS encoding sensor histidine kinase has translation MPSITVILIILFYLIFLFGVGIWGDRNYKSKWVNNSWVYALSLAVYCSAWTYYGSVGVAATEGMGFLTTYLGPVIALPLWILITRRVIIVSKQHQVASVADFISLRYGKNRSLGALVTLICVIAIVPYMSLQLKAVSETFDILSTTGDNGSYLEDSTYYIALILALFVTFFGTRFTDASRPRSGLMFTVAVESVLKLLIFLIIGLYATYYLFDGMQDIYSRVSSLENFEKLVTFSSLESGINWYFMIALSFFAIFLLPRQFQASVVENTSLNHLKKASWLFPLYLLAFNVFVIFIAWAGKLLLSPNLNPDYYTLFLPLDQGHFLLGVMVFLGGLSSIISMVVVSALALSTMISNNLIIPYGLLNRFSAKSTESNNKTILIIRRVSIFILIMGAYYFYRGFNQELSLFSIGLIAFVFIAQLAPSFFIGLFWNRGSAFGAKSGLIIGSIVVIYTLALPVFLNAVSMDRSFIDQGPAGFTSLRPYALFGIDILSPVVHALFWSLLINVFFYLIFSVLRKGDYRERNYAEQIVNASSYSELEENAFVWKGEAYVNDLKEALIRFLGEKRTERALDIFYRKYPIDPTDKRADARLVDFSEKLLTGSLGAASAKLVIGKVVKERPVTLPDVLKILEENKETTKSNKQLELQSYQLEKLTNNLKQVNEKLREQDAQKDEFLDVVAHELKTPTASIMAAAEVLSENEDMPAELQKQFMYNIMQDSERLSVLINNILDLEKLTSGRATLNFDSKSLNQTITDAVEGVALLAKNKGVQFFMKNIRPIEVIHDSERMNQVFTNLLGNSIKFVEKNHGEIHIEIEETDDEVFVSVADNGRGIPEEDMNLIFDKFYQAKNQNIRKPAGSGMGLAISKHIVESHGGRIYAKEKERGATIVVALKKHSYEKNTNR, from the coding sequence ATGCCTAGTATTACCGTCATTCTTATAATATTGTTTTACCTAATCTTTTTATTTGGAGTGGGTATTTGGGGCGATCGTAATTACAAAAGTAAATGGGTCAATAACTCTTGGGTTTACGCACTTTCACTCGCTGTTTATTGTAGTGCATGGACGTATTATGGTAGCGTAGGGGTAGCAGCGACTGAGGGAATGGGATTTTTAACCACTTATCTAGGACCCGTGATTGCTTTACCGCTCTGGATTTTAATCACGAGACGCGTAATTATTGTTTCAAAACAACATCAGGTCGCCAGTGTTGCCGATTTTATAAGTCTGCGTTATGGGAAGAACCGGTCTCTCGGTGCTCTTGTAACACTCATTTGCGTAATTGCCATAGTTCCTTATATGTCGCTGCAATTAAAAGCGGTATCGGAGACTTTTGACATTTTGAGTACTACAGGAGATAATGGCAGCTATCTTGAAGATAGTACATATTATATCGCACTGATTTTGGCATTATTTGTTACATTTTTTGGAACTCGATTTACTGATGCATCACGTCCTCGAAGCGGTCTTATGTTTACGGTCGCGGTCGAAAGCGTTCTGAAGCTACTCATCTTTTTGATCATTGGCTTATACGCTACTTATTACCTTTTTGACGGCATGCAGGATATCTATTCCCGCGTGAGTAGTCTGGAGAACTTTGAAAAATTGGTCACGTTTTCAAGTCTGGAATCCGGTATCAATTGGTATTTCATGATTGCGTTGAGTTTCTTTGCGATCTTCTTGCTTCCCAGGCAATTCCAAGCGAGCGTAGTGGAAAATACATCGCTGAACCATCTTAAAAAGGCAAGCTGGCTGTTTCCGTTGTACTTGCTGGCTTTTAATGTATTTGTAATTTTTATCGCCTGGGCAGGGAAATTACTCTTAAGTCCTAACCTTAATCCAGATTACTATACACTGTTTTTACCATTAGATCAAGGTCATTTCCTACTAGGTGTGATGGTGTTTCTGGGTGGTTTGTCATCCATCATTTCTATGGTAGTGGTCAGCGCGCTGGCATTAAGCACAATGATCAGCAACAATTTGATTATCCCTTATGGACTATTAAACAGATTCAGCGCAAAATCAACTGAGAGCAACAATAAAACCATCCTTATCATAAGACGTGTCTCCATTTTCATTTTGATAATGGGCGCTTACTATTTTTATCGCGGCTTTAATCAGGAGCTTTCCTTATTCAGCATTGGACTCATTGCATTTGTATTCATTGCTCAGTTAGCCCCATCATTTTTCATTGGTTTATTTTGGAATCGTGGTAGTGCTTTTGGGGCAAAGAGTGGTCTAATTATAGGTAGTATCGTTGTAATTTACACATTGGCACTTCCCGTGTTTCTCAACGCTGTCTCTATGGATAGAAGCTTTATTGATCAAGGTCCAGCTGGGTTTACGAGTCTAAGACCTTACGCCCTTTTTGGTATTGATATACTTTCACCGGTAGTACACGCATTGTTCTGGTCGCTACTGATAAATGTCTTCTTCTACTTAATTTTTTCAGTTTTAAGGAAAGGTGATTACCGCGAGCGCAACTATGCAGAGCAGATCGTGAATGCCTCTTCTTATTCTGAGTTGGAGGAAAATGCATTTGTGTGGAAAGGAGAGGCTTATGTAAATGATTTAAAGGAAGCTTTAATCCGTTTTCTCGGTGAGAAACGTACAGAAAGGGCACTCGATATTTTCTATCGCAAATACCCTATTGATCCCACAGATAAGCGAGCAGATGCCCGTCTGGTAGACTTTTCAGAAAAACTGCTTACCGGTTCACTGGGAGCCGCGAGCGCAAAATTAGTTATAGGAAAAGTGGTCAAAGAACGTCCAGTGACTCTACCAGATGTTTTGAAAATTCTTGAAGAAAACAAGGAAACTACTAAATCAAATAAACAACTTGAACTACAATCCTACCAACTTGAGAAGCTGACGAATAATCTTAAGCAAGTCAATGAGAAGCTGAGGGAACAAGATGCTCAAAAGGATGAATTCCTAGATGTCGTTGCCCACGAACTCAAAACACCTACAGCAAGTATCATGGCAGCCGCCGAAGTGCTATCAGAAAACGAGGACATGCCTGCCGAGCTACAAAAGCAATTTATGTATAACATCATGCAGGATTCTGAGAGGCTGAGCGTTTTGATCAATAACATCCTAGATCTGGAAAAGCTCACAAGCGGCCGGGCCACCCTCAACTTTGATTCAAAATCCCTCAATCAGACGATTACAGACGCGGTAGAGGGAGTTGCATTACTCGCAAAAAACAAAGGCGTCCAGTTTTTTATGAAAAATATACGTCCCATAGAGGTTATTCATGATTCAGAACGCATGAATCAAGTTTTTACAAATCTGCTGGGCAACAGTATAAAGTTTGTAGAAAAGAATCATGGTGAAATTCATATCGAGATTGAAGAGACTGATGATGAAGTTTTTGTCTCAGTCGCAGATAATGGTCGTGGCATACCAGAGGAAGACATGAATCTCATTTTTGATAAATTTTATCAGGCAAAAAACCAAAACATACGCAAGCCTGCTGGTAGCGGCATGGGGCTCGCTATAAGCAAGCACATCGTGGAGTCTCACGGTGGAAGGATCTACGCAAAAGAAAAAGAACGCGGCGCCACTATTGTTGTAGCGCTAAAAAAACACAGCTATGAAAAAAATACTAATCGTTGA
- a CDS encoding response regulator transcription factor, translating into MKKILIVDDEPNIVMSLEYTLKKQGYEVYIARDGAEALEIMQQSVPDLVLLDIMMPHIDGYETLKRIKEDPAFAKAKTIFLSAKNKKSDIEKGLALGADAYFTKPFSIKKLITKVEDLIN; encoded by the coding sequence ATGAAAAAAATACTAATCGTTGATGACGAACCCAATATCGTCATGTCCCTAGAGTACACTCTTAAAAAACAGGGCTATGAGGTGTACATCGCACGGGATGGGGCAGAGGCACTTGAAATTATGCAACAGAGCGTCCCTGACTTAGTCCTGCTGGATATTATGATGCCGCATATTGATGGGTATGAAACCTTGAAAAGGATTAAAGAAGATCCCGCTTTCGCGAAAGCGAAAACCATATTCCTCTCTGCAAAAAATAAAAAAAGTGATATAGAAAAAGGTCTCGCACTAGGCGCTGATGCCTATTTCACAAAACCATTCAGTATAAAGAAACTAATCACCAAAGTAGAAGATTTAATAAACTAA
- the acs gene encoding acetate--CoA ligase, translated as MSNYHIKHLEEYWQVYRKSVRNPESFWEEIAEEHFLWRKKWDNVLSWDFSKPEVKWFEGAKLNITENCIDRHLATRADKTAILFEHNDPSKEAEHISYKELHRRVCKMANVLKAKGINKGDRVCIYLPMIPELAITVLACARIGAVHSVVFAGFSATALATRINDCDCKMIICSDGSYRGKKTIDLKHIVDEALTKCEGIDTSLVVKHTGAEVTMQEGRDEWLAPLYEEASETCKATIVDAEDPLFILYTSGSTGKPKGMVHTTAGYMVYTAYSFKNVFQYREDDIYWCTADIGWITGHSYIVYGPLANGATTVMFEGVPSYPDFGRFWEIVEKHKITQFYTAPTAIRALAKENLDFVESHDLSSLKVLGTVGEPINEEAWHWYNDNVGKKNSPIVDTWWQTETGGIMISPIPYSTPTIPTFATLPLPGIQPALMDENGKEIKGNQVEGRLCIKFPWPSMARSIYGNHNRYRDTYFSAYKDMYFTGDGARRDAVGYYRITGRVDDVIIVSGHNLGTAPIEDAINEHPAVAESAIVGFPHDIKGNALYGYITLKESGENRNQDNLRKEINQLITDRIGPIAKLDKIQFTAGLPKTRSGKIMRRILRKIASKDTSNLGDTSTLLNPEVVEQIMEEAL; from the coding sequence ATGAGCAATTACCACATCAAACATTTAGAAGAATACTGGCAAGTGTACCGCAAATCAGTGCGCAATCCAGAGAGTTTCTGGGAAGAAATCGCTGAGGAACATTTCCTGTGGCGCAAAAAATGGGATAACGTTCTGAGCTGGGACTTCTCTAAACCCGAGGTCAAATGGTTTGAAGGCGCAAAACTCAACATCACAGAAAACTGTATAGACAGGCATCTAGCCACAAGAGCAGACAAAACAGCCATACTCTTTGAACATAATGATCCTTCAAAAGAAGCAGAACACATAAGTTATAAAGAACTCCACAGACGCGTCTGTAAAATGGCAAACGTTCTCAAGGCTAAGGGTATCAATAAAGGAGATCGCGTTTGCATATATCTGCCTATGATTCCTGAGCTGGCGATAACGGTTTTAGCATGTGCTAGGATAGGAGCAGTTCACTCGGTTGTTTTTGCTGGTTTCAGTGCGACAGCGCTTGCCACCAGAATCAATGATTGTGATTGTAAAATGATCATTTGTTCAGATGGTAGCTACCGCGGTAAAAAAACGATTGACTTAAAGCATATCGTAGACGAGGCACTCACAAAATGTGAGGGTATCGATACCTCGCTCGTAGTTAAACACACGGGAGCAGAAGTGACCATGCAAGAAGGTCGTGACGAGTGGCTCGCACCACTTTACGAAGAGGCTTCTGAAACTTGTAAGGCTACCATCGTAGATGCTGAGGATCCATTGTTTATTCTTTACACGTCTGGTTCTACAGGTAAACCTAAAGGAATGGTTCACACCACTGCGGGCTATATGGTATACACTGCTTATAGTTTTAAAAATGTATTTCAATATCGTGAGGATGATATCTACTGGTGTACAGCTGACATAGGCTGGATTACTGGGCATAGTTATATCGTGTATGGACCGCTAGCAAATGGCGCAACCACAGTCATGTTTGAAGGCGTGCCGTCCTATCCGGATTTTGGTAGGTTTTGGGAAATCGTCGAGAAACACAAAATTACCCAATTTTACACCGCACCGACTGCGATCCGAGCATTGGCAAAGGAAAATCTGGACTTTGTGGAGTCTCACGATTTGAGCAGTCTGAAAGTCTTGGGAACTGTAGGTGAGCCTATTAATGAAGAAGCATGGCACTGGTACAACGATAATGTAGGTAAAAAGAACAGCCCTATCGTGGATACATGGTGGCAAACAGAGACTGGTGGTATCATGATCAGCCCCATTCCATATTCTACGCCTACGATACCCACTTTTGCAACCTTGCCTTTACCGGGCATTCAGCCAGCTCTTATGGATGAAAACGGTAAGGAAATCAAGGGCAATCAGGTAGAAGGCAGGCTGTGCATTAAGTTCCCCTGGCCCAGTATGGCACGCAGTATTTATGGGAATCACAACCGTTATCGCGATACTTATTTTAGTGCCTACAAGGACATGTATTTTACGGGCGATGGAGCTAGACGAGATGCCGTAGGTTACTATCGCATCACTGGTAGGGTAGATGACGTTATCATTGTAAGTGGTCATAACCTGGGAACTGCACCTATCGAGGATGCGATAAATGAGCACCCAGCTGTTGCTGAAAGTGCCATCGTAGGCTTTCCACACGATATTAAAGGAAATGCTCTGTATGGATACATCACGTTAAAAGAATCTGGAGAGAACCGTAATCAAGACAATCTGCGCAAGGAAATCAACCAGCTTATAACAGACCGTATAGGTCCCATAGCAAAACTGGACAAGATACAGTTTACTGCAGGTTTGCCAAAAACGCGAAGTGGTAAAATCATGAGAAGGATTTTACGAAAAATAGCTAGTAAGGATACAAGTAATTTAGGCGACACCAGTACATTGTTAAACCCTGAAGTAGTAGAGCAAATTATGGAAGAGGCGCTGTAG
- a CDS encoding DUF2452 domain-containing protein produces MSEKKKPDHIVYDEETGTYNAAILPYASGVGAPKITTPDITSWKQNNINKVNHEIKSQFDQLKAQYDAMLKQYEDNQLVYGAKFSFEPIVGETYHLYKDRKGQPFLSVIAPHECNWDFVGTYRLTSEKLWEEIKD; encoded by the coding sequence ATGAGCGAGAAGAAAAAGCCAGACCATATCGTTTACGACGAAGAAACAGGAACGTATAACGCCGCGATTTTGCCTTATGCCAGCGGTGTGGGAGCGCCTAAAATTACTACTCCCGACATTACCTCGTGGAAACAGAACAATATCAATAAGGTGAACCATGAAATCAAATCGCAATTTGACCAGCTCAAGGCGCAATATGATGCCATGCTTAAGCAATATGAGGATAATCAGCTAGTTTATGGTGCAAAGTTCTCATTTGAGCCTATAGTGGGCGAGACTTACCATTTGTACAAAGATCGAAAGGGACAGCCGTTCCTCTCCGTCATTGCTCCCCATGAATGCAACTGGGATTTTGTGGGTACCTATCGCCTGACTTCTGAAAAGCTGTGGGAGGAGATTAAAGATTAG
- a CDS encoding 1,4-dihydroxy-2-naphthoyl-CoA synthase, with the protein MSQIEWKTAIEFQDITYKKCNGIARIAFNRPEVRNAFRPLTVSELIKAFYDAQEDLSVGVVILTGEGPSPKDGGWAFCSGGDQRARGVDGYKDDSGTGRLNILEVQRMIRFMPKVVICAVSGWAVGGGHSLHVVCDMTIASKEHAIFKQTDTDVASVDAGYGSAYLAKMVGQKKAREIFFLGRNYSAQEAMDMGMVNAVVPHDELDQTAYDWGQEILKKSPTAIKMAKFAMNATDDGMVGQQVFAGEMTRLIYMTDEAREGRDAFLEKRAPDWGKDRYIP; encoded by the coding sequence ATGTCCCAGATAGAGTGGAAAACCGCCATCGAGTTTCAAGATATTACCTACAAAAAATGTAACGGTATTGCGCGTATTGCTTTCAATAGACCTGAGGTGCGCAATGCATTCAGGCCACTAACTGTTTCTGAGTTGATTAAAGCCTTTTATGATGCTCAGGAAGATCTTTCTGTAGGAGTTGTGATTTTGACCGGAGAAGGACCATCACCCAAAGACGGAGGCTGGGCATTCTGCAGCGGTGGCGATCAGCGAGCTAGGGGAGTAGATGGTTATAAAGACGATTCCGGCACGGGTCGTTTGAACATTCTTGAAGTTCAGCGTATGATACGCTTTATGCCTAAGGTCGTTATTTGTGCCGTTTCAGGCTGGGCAGTAGGCGGTGGACACAGTCTGCATGTAGTCTGTGACATGACCATCGCGAGCAAAGAACACGCCATTTTTAAACAAACCGATACTGATGTGGCCAGCGTAGATGCTGGTTATGGGAGCGCTTATCTCGCCAAAATGGTAGGACAGAAAAAAGCTCGTGAGATTTTCTTTTTGGGACGTAATTATTCTGCGCAGGAAGCGATGGACATGGGAATGGTTAACGCTGTAGTTCCTCACGATGAATTGGATCAAACCGCTTATGATTGGGGACAGGAAATTCTCAAAAAATCACCTACAGCTATCAAAATGGCAAAATTTGCCATGAACGCGACCGACGATGGTATGGTAGGACAACAGGTATTTGCTGGTGAGATGACCCGATTGATCTACATGACTGATGAAGCCCGTGAAGGTCGTGATGCCTTTCTGGAAAAACGCGCTCCTGATTGGGGAAAGGATCGATATATTCCTTAA